The Fragaria vesca subsp. vesca linkage group LG2, FraVesHawaii_1.0, whole genome shotgun sequence genome includes a window with the following:
- the LOC101294241 gene encoding serine carboxypeptidase II-3-like, whose translation MKLSVYTCFLLISICQLSFLRTCDANQIDNLNKLIKSRKSANSPQAELSWENDFLADDRFLPVYVGSQAGLMGADEIDALPGQPGEGMGFKQYAGYVSVEPKAGRELFYYFVESPHNSSTKPLLLWLNGGPGCSSFGYGALEELGPFRVNSDGKTLFPNDYAWNNVANILFLESPAGVGFSYSNTKSDYESVGDKRTALDSYTFLVNWLDRFPQYKTRDFFIAGESYAGHYVPQLAYTIVTKNKVTNQTKINLKGIAIGNAWIDDNHGEMGIFEYLWTHALNSDETYEGINKYCDFVSGNFSSKCTKYLNQASDELGDVDIYNIYAPLCNLSSSSSDTIYISVGSAVVNGFDPCSDYYVYAYLNLKEVQAALHVKPTNWSACSGVGWTDSPPTILPTIKHLLESGITVWIYSGDTDGRVPVTSSRYSLHNLSLPIQAPWRPWYSDKEVGGYVTGYKGGLAFATVRGAGHEVPSYQPKRALTMISSFLHGKLPPSS comes from the exons TTCTAAGAACATGCGACGCCAACCAAATCGACAACCTCAACAAGCTGATCAAGTCTCGCAAATCTGCCAATTCTCCTCAGGCTGAACTGTCTTGGGAAAACGATTTCTTAGCAGATGACCGCTTTCTTCCTGTTTACGTTGGATCCCAAGCTGGTCTGATGGGAGCTGATGAGATTGATGCTTTGCCAGGCCAACCTGGAGAAGGAATGGGTTTTAAACAATATGCAGGCTATGTTTCAGTGGAGCCGAAAGCTGGGAGAGAGTTGTTCTACTACTTTGTAGAGTCACCCCACAACTCTTCAACAAAACCTCTGCTGCTTTGGTTAAATGGAG GACCAGGATGCTCATCTTTTGGATATGGAGCCCTGGAAGAATTAGGACCTTTTAGAGTCAACAGTGATGGAAAGACACTGTTTCCTAATGACTACGCTTGGAACAATG TGGCAAATATTCTGTTTTTGGAGTCTCCAGCAGGAGTGGGGTTCTCATACTCAAACACAAAGTCGGACTACGAAAGTGTGGGTGACAAGAGAACAGCCCTAGATTCATACACTTTTCTTGTGAATTGGCTAGATCGATTTCCCCAGTACAAAACCAGGGACTTCTTCATTGCCGGAGAAAGCTATGCCGGTCACTATGTACCTCAACTTGCTTACACCATAGTAACAAAGAACAAAGTCACAAACCAAACGAAAATCAATCTCAAAGGCATTGCG ATTGGAAATGCTTGGATTGATGATAATCATGGTGAAATGGGTATTTTTGAATATTTGTGGACACATGCTTTGAATTCTGATGAAACCTACGAAGGCATAAACAAATATTGTGACTTTGTATCTGGAAATTTCTCGAGCAAGTGTACAAAATATCTAAATCAAGCAAGCGATGAGCTTGGAGACGTTGATATATACAACATCTACGCTCCACTTTGCAATCTGTCATCCTCATCATCAGATACCATATACATTTCAGTTGGTTCTGCAGTA GTTAATGGATTTGATCCATGCTCAGACTATTATGTCTATGCCTACCTAAATCTTAAGGAGGTCCAAGCTGCTCTTCATGTAAAACCTACAAATTGGTCAGCTTGCAG TGGTGTTGGATGGACAGACAGCCCACCAACAATCCTACCCACAATAAAGCATCTCTTAGAGAGTGGAATAACAGTATGGATATACAG TGGAGACACTGATGGAAGAGTACCAGTGACATCATCTAGATACTCATTACACAACCTAAGCTTACCCATTCAGGCTCCATGGAGGCCATGGTATTCAGATAAAGAG GTTGGAGGATATGTTACTGGCTACAAAGGGGGGTTGGCATTTGCTACTGTAAGAGGAGCTGGTCATGAGGTTCCTAGTTATCAACCAAAGCGAGCACTCACCATGATATCATCTTTCCTTCACGGAAAGCTTCCTCCTTCTTCATAA
- the LOC101293954 gene encoding serine carboxypeptidase II-3-like, with protein MKFSGFTCLLFFCSYQLTFLLPCNANQIDNLNRLIKTRRFKTNRSPHSLSFAVSDVEDHEFSSPVCVAPQDGLKEADKIDTLPGQPKLNPGEEFNQYAGYVRVDHVAGRALFYYFVESPQNSSTKPLVLWLNGGPGCSSFGYGAMEELGPFRVNSDGKTLFRNDHAWNNVANVLFLESPAGVGFSYSNNKSDYENVGDKRTAEDSYKFLVNWLERFPEYRDRDFFITGESYAGHYAPQLARTILSKNNSTKKTKINLKGIAIGNPWIDENDGTLGEYDYLWTHDLNSDETHAGIHKNCDFASGNKSETCIIYMNKSEDEIGDIDPYNIYAPKCDMSSGTKVNSFDPCSDKYVEAYLNLAEVRAALHAKPTNWTFCSDVGWIDAPITILPGIKRLIASGIRLWMYSGDTDANVPGTSTRYSIKRLKLPIKKPWRPWNSDGEVGGYVIGYRGLTFATVRGAGHLVPSYQPRRALTLISSFLQGKPPPAFPAKPR; from the exons ATGAAGTTTTCAGGGTTTACATGTTTGCTCTTCTTCTGTAGCTACCAATTGACCTTTCTTTTACCATGCAACGCCAACCAAATTGACAACCTCAACAGATTGATCAAAACTAGAAGATTTAAAACCAATCGTTCTCCTCATTCGCTATCTTTCGCTGTTTCGGATGTCGAGGATCACGAATTTTCTTCTCCAGTTTGTGTTGCACCCCAGGATGGGTTGAAAGAAGCTGATAAGATTGATACTTTGCCAGGACAACCTAAACTTAATCCAGGAGAAGAATTTAATCAATATGCAGGCTATGTTAGAGTGGATCATGTAGCTGGGAGAGCACTGTTCTACTACTTTGTAGAGTCACCTCAAAATTCTTCAACAAAACCTCTGGTGTTATGGTTAAATGGAG GACCAGGATGCTCATCTTTTGGATACGGAGCCATGGAAGAATTGGGACCTTTCAGAGTCAACAGTGATGGAAAGACATTATTCCGGAACGATCATGCTTGGAACAATG TGGCAAATGTACTGTTCTTGGAGTCTCCGGCAGGAGTTGGGTTTTCTTATTCAAACAACAAATCGGACTACGAAAACGTCGGTGACAAGAGAACTGCAGAAGACTCTTACAAATTTCTTGTTAACTGGCTAGAGAGATTTCCTGAATACAGAGATAGGGATTTCTTCATAACTGGGGAGAGCTATGCTGGTCATTATGCACCACAACTTGCTCGGACCATTCTCTCAAAGAACAACTCCACAAAGAAAACAAAAATCAATCTCAAAGGCATTGCG ATTGGGAATCCTTGGATCGACGAGAACGACGGCACACTAGGTGAATATGATTATTTGTGGACACATGATCTGAACTCGGACGAAACTCATGCCGGAATACACAAAAATTGTGACTTCGCCTCAGGTAACAAATCGGAGACGTGTATTATCTACATGAACAAATCAGAAGACGAGATTGGAGACATTGATCCTTACAACATCTACGCGCCAAAGTGCGACATGTCATCTGGAACCAAA GTTAATAGTTTTGATCCATGCTCTGATAAATATGTGGAGGCCTATTTAAACCTCGCCGAGGTGAGAGCAGCTCTTCATGCTAAACCAACAAACTGGACATTTTGCAG TGATGTAGGATGGATAGACGCCCCAATAACCATCCTACCCGGAATAAAGCGGCTTATAGCAAGTGGGATAAGATTATGGATGTACAG TGGAGACACTGATGCGAACGTGCCAGGCACATCCACTCGATACTCCATAAAGAGGCTCAAGCTACCGATTAAGAAGCCATGGCGGCCATGGAACTCTGATGGAGAGGTTGGAGGGTATGTGATCGGCTACAGGGGGTTAACATTCGCTACAGTAAGGGGAGCTGGCCATTTGGTTCCCAGCTACCAACCTCGGCGAGCACTCACCTTGATCTCATCTTTTCTTCAAGGGAAGCCTCCTCCTGCCTTCCCAGCCAAACCCCGATAG